One segment of Bacteroidales bacterium DNA contains the following:
- a CDS encoding nucleotidyltransferase family protein produces the protein MKTKDYIISTIRIHKSALCDLGINNVGLFGSYVREEQSENSDIDILIDFNPDKESFDNYMAVCDYLERIFKNEKVEIVTKNGLSPFIGPKILEEVIYV, from the coding sequence ATGAAAACTAAAGATTATATTATAAGTACCATTCGAATCCATAAGAGTGCGCTCTGTGATCTGGGTATTAATAATGTTGGTTTATTTGGTTCGTACGTCAGGGAGGAGCAGTCCGAAAATAGTGATATAGATATTCTTATAGACTTTAATCCGGATAAGGAGAGTTTTGATAATTATATGGCTGTTTGCGATTACCTGGAAAGGATTTTTAAAAACGAAAAAGTTGAAATTGTCACCAAAAATGGATTAAGTCCATTTATAGGCCCAAAAATATTAGAGGAAGTCATTTATGTTTAA
- a CDS encoding plasmid pRiA4b ORF-3 family protein, with protein MTQSIYQVQIILKGSKPKIWRRLWIPSDLLLSDFHKIIQTTMGWTDLHLHQFEKNRKFYSVKHPDDDFWDDMDNVDYKKEKIRVSDLLKTEKERITYEYDFGDGWVHDIILEMVLPADPEIKVPVCLAGARNCPPEDCGGVWGYAELLKILKQPDHAEYKNFLDWLGEDFDPEYFNIDEVNRLLGKKKYKS; from the coding sequence ATGACACAAAGTATTTACCAGGTCCAAATAATTTTAAAAGGGTCTAAACCAAAGATTTGGAGGAGATTATGGATCCCATCCGATTTGCTGTTGTCGGATTTTCATAAGATCATCCAAACGACTATGGGATGGACCGATTTGCATCTCCATCAATTCGAAAAAAACCGGAAATTTTATTCGGTAAAGCATCCGGACGATGACTTTTGGGATGATATGGATAATGTCGACTACAAAAAAGAAAAGATCCGGGTATCGGATTTATTAAAGACTGAAAAAGAAAGGATTACGTATGAGTATGATTTCGGTGATGGATGGGTACACGATATTATATTAGAGATGGTACTTCCTGCTGATCCTGAAATCAAAGTTCCTGTTTGCCTGGCTGGTGCAAGGAATTGTCCCCCGGAGGATTGCGGAGGTGTTTGGGGCTATGCTGAATTGTTGAAAATATTAAAGCAGCCAGATCATGCAGAATATAAAAATTTTCTGGATTGGCTGGGAGAAGATTTTGACCCTGAATATTTTAATATAGACGAGGTGAATAGACTTTTGGGTAAAAAGAAATACAAGTCCTGA
- a CDS encoding KilA-N domain-containing protein: MDYISLTDIAKHRNETETFSIINNWMRSRSTIEFIGLWEIIHNPDFKPIEFERFRIEAGSNYFVLSPKRWIESTNAIGILSKSGRYGGTFAHKDIAFEFASWISSEFKLYLIIEFQRLKEDENSRLQLEWNLQRTIAKINYSIHTDAIKENLIPNELTRQEISFIYASEADLLNMALFGRTAKRWQNENPDKEGNIRDAATIEQLVVLSNLESINAVMIHQGTEQSVRLQQLNRIAIMQMRSLLQSRSVKKLK; encoded by the coding sequence ATGGATTATATTTCCCTTACAGACATTGCCAAACATAGAAATGAAACAGAAACATTCTCTATCATCAATAATTGGATGAGGAGCCGAAGTACGATTGAATTTATAGGTTTATGGGAAATAATTCATAACCCTGATTTTAAACCTATCGAATTCGAGAGGTTTAGAATAGAGGCTGGGAGTAATTATTTTGTGCTATCTCCTAAAAGATGGATTGAATCTACCAATGCGATTGGTATACTTTCTAAATCAGGTAGATATGGTGGCACATTTGCTCATAAAGACATTGCTTTCGAGTTTGCATCGTGGATAAGTTCTGAGTTCAAACTTTATCTTATCATTGAATTCCAGCGTCTAAAAGAAGATGAAAATAGCCGTCTTCAGCTCGAATGGAACCTTCAGCGCACAATTGCAAAGATCAATTATTCTATTCATACGGATGCAATCAAAGAAAACCTGATTCCTAATGAGCTGACTAGGCAGGAAATTAGTTTCATTTATGCTAGTGAAGCTGATCTTCTGAATATGGCATTGTTTGGAAGGACGGCTAAAAGATGGCAAAATGAGAATCCGGATAAAGAAGGAAATATCCGTGATGCCGCGACCATTGAGCAATTGGTTGTCCTTAGTAACCTGGAAAGTATCAATGCTGTTATGATCCATCAGGGTACAGAACAAAGCGTACGCCTTCAGCAGCTTAATCGGATAGCTATTATGCAAATGCGGTCACTGCTGCAAAGCAGAAGTGTCAAGAAGTTGAAGTAA
- a CDS encoding ORF6N domain-containing protein gives MKSSVIKSDYQTLIYDFRGLKVMLDFDLAVLYGVETKRLKEQVKRNLSRFPEDFMFELSKDEYEILRSQFATSRWGGMRYLPMAFTEQGVAMLSSVLNSEKAIQVNIEIIRAFAQYRALLIESKDFRKELKTLDDKINQIFRFLLEKIDALSQKPIQHPRPKIGFKIKDDD, from the coding sequence ATGAAGAGTTCAGTTATTAAGTCAGATTATCAGACGCTTATATACGATTTCAGGGGATTAAAGGTCATGCTGGATTTTGACCTGGCAGTATTGTATGGTGTCGAAACTAAAAGATTGAAAGAACAGGTAAAACGCAACCTGTCAAGGTTTCCAGAGGATTTTATGTTTGAATTATCCAAAGATGAATACGAAATCTTGAGGTCGCAATTTGCGACCTCAAGATGGGGTGGAATGAGATATTTACCAATGGCTTTTACAGAACAAGGCGTAGCAATGCTCTCATCCGTATTAAACTCCGAGAAAGCTATTCAGGTAAATATTGAAATTATTAGGGCTTTTGCCCAATATAGAGCATTATTGATTGAAAGTAAAGATTTTAGAAAGGAACTAAAAACTTTAGATGATAAAATAAATCAGATTTTCAGGTTTTTGCTTGAGAAAATAGATGCTTTGAGTCAGAAACCAATACAACACCCGAGACCGAAGATAGGATTTAAAATAAAGGATGATGATTAG
- a CDS encoding glycosyltransferase yields the protein MKISIVINGTRGDVQPMLALAIELIKSGHEIVFCAPPENEELVKRYNCPFVPFGPNYKELFKQNAQIKGGATAAPSPKEMKKETENQISLLPEIMKGSDLVLGVGFVLGVHTAADILKVPYRFFVFYPVLLGTSKYDPFLNRLMFGFGRLMTNLVMKGFINKKRIEVGLQPIKDVWGNWMGDHVIAACDRELNAVREGVSFNFTQTGYMLLKSQSELPENVVKFLNSGKPPVFIGFGSNPVSRPEKFSRVFSEVSKATGQRLVISRGWADLPEENTEDILYVDEVPFELLFPRLAAIVYHGGTGTMAAAARAGIPQAAFPYMADQFENRKQIVKLGLGPDACDFKKISAKAISSAINECVTNENYKKKAQEISQKLINTNGLELTVKLIEDELKK from the coding sequence GTGAAAATTTCAATTGTAATAAACGGCACCAGGGGTGATGTTCAACCCATGCTTGCCCTGGCAATAGAGCTTATTAAAAGCGGACATGAAATAGTTTTTTGTGCACCACCCGAAAATGAAGAACTTGTAAAGCGATACAATTGTCCGTTTGTGCCATTCGGTCCGAATTATAAAGAACTGTTTAAACAAAATGCACAGATTAAAGGTGGTGCCACTGCTGCCCCTTCTCCGAAAGAAATGAAAAAAGAAACCGAAAACCAGATCAGTCTGCTTCCGGAAATAATGAAAGGTTCGGATCTGGTATTAGGTGTTGGATTTGTATTGGGTGTTCATACAGCTGCAGATATATTAAAAGTTCCTTACCGCTTTTTTGTTTTTTATCCGGTACTCCTGGGAACAAGCAAATATGACCCGTTCCTGAACCGGTTAATGTTTGGATTTGGCAGATTAATGACGAACCTGGTGATGAAAGGGTTTATCAATAAAAAGCGGATTGAAGTTGGATTACAACCAATCAAAGATGTCTGGGGAAATTGGATGGGCGACCATGTCATAGCTGCTTGCGACAGGGAGTTAAATGCTGTCCGCGAGGGTGTTTCATTTAATTTCACTCAAACCGGGTATATGCTTCTTAAATCACAAAGTGAGTTACCTGAAAATGTAGTAAAATTTTTAAATTCAGGAAAACCGCCTGTATTTATAGGGTTTGGAAGTAACCCGGTTTCACGTCCCGAAAAATTCAGCCGGGTATTCAGTGAAGTCTCGAAAGCTACAGGTCAACGCCTGGTAATTTCCAGGGGATGGGCTGATCTGCCGGAAGAAAACACTGAAGATATTTTATACGTTGACGAAGTGCCTTTTGAGTTGCTTTTTCCCCGCTTGGCCGCCATTGTTTATCATGGAGGAACAGGTACCATGGCAGCAGCGGCAAGGGCAGGGATTCCCCAGGCAGCTTTTCCCTACATGGCCGACCAGTTTGAGAATCGCAAGCAGATTGTAAAATTAGGATTAGGGCCCGATGCCTGTGATTTTAAGAAAATATCAGCAAAGGCTATTTCTTCTGCTATTAATGAATGTGTCACAAATGAGAATTATAAGAAAAAGGCACAGGAGATTTCGCAGAAACTTATAAACACAAACGGACTCGAACTGACTGTAAAACTTATTGAAGATGAATTGAAGAAATAA
- a CDS encoding STAS domain-containing protein: MELTFEKHGSITIIGLNGRLDTTNYIEFENKLLEEISQGSSVLIECTHLNYISSSGLRVLLLALKKAEKTSSKLALCSLQTGIMEVFRISAFDSIFSIYPYKQDALEKLQDQSK, translated from the coding sequence ATGGAATTAACTTTTGAAAAACACGGAAGTATAACGATCATCGGACTGAATGGCCGGTTGGATACTACGAATTACATTGAATTTGAAAATAAACTGCTTGAGGAGATATCACAGGGATCGTCAGTGCTGATTGAATGTACCCATCTTAATTACATCAGCAGTTCCGGTCTGAGGGTACTGCTCCTGGCACTGAAGAAAGCAGAAAAAACCAGCTCGAAACTGGCTTTGTGCTCTTTGCAGACCGGGATCATGGAAGTTTTCAGAATATCTGCATTCGATAGTATCTTTTCCATCTATCCGTATAAACAGGACGCTTTGGAAAAACTTCAGGATCAATCAAAGTAA
- a CDS encoding ATP-binding protein, translating into MMLKHEISIQNDLRELGRLTAFLEEAAAEWGFSNDLLFHLNLVAEEVVSNIILYGFNNSLAEENILVELSFGQGELKMRVTDHGIEFNPLKVPPPDDLDKPVSERKIGGLGVFFVRQLMDQVEYHRIGDCNVLILNKKIL; encoded by the coding sequence ATGATGCTGAAACATGAAATATCCATCCAAAATGATCTCCGTGAACTGGGACGTCTGACTGCTTTTTTAGAAGAAGCGGCAGCGGAATGGGGCTTCAGCAATGACCTGCTTTTCCACCTGAACCTGGTGGCCGAAGAGGTGGTTTCCAATATTATACTGTACGGTTTTAATAATAGCCTGGCTGAAGAGAATATACTGGTAGAACTATCATTCGGGCAGGGAGAATTGAAAATGCGTGTGACAGATCATGGCATAGAATTTAATCCGCTGAAAGTTCCCCCGCCTGATGATCTGGATAAACCGGTAAGCGAACGAAAGATTGGTGGGCTGGGTGTCTTTTTTGTACGTCAGTTGATGGACCAGGTCGAATATCACCGGATAGGTGACTGCAATGTTCTGATTCTCAATAAAAAGATTTTATAA
- a CDS encoding T9SS type A sorting domain-containing protein produces MEKLMKLLQWSLFLLLIGLIIFLIQKPINKEKIVGSVQEGKLTERLSRGEFAFYNAEFEFKKTRNPESDAIPANIRALELEYASSLPESGSGNRSQNWEHRGPFNVGGRMLCLAFDVEDESHVFAGSASGGMWQSADGGQSWAKATPPDVEQSATCIAQDTRPGKTNIWYYGTGELLSTTDRNVSTKVRTIGIGNGIFKTTDNGNTWEPLPYTLGGNPGTLSEVFQGVWRIVTDPVRVDKDIVYAACYGAIMRSEDGGNTWAIALGDLANKSFCTDVAITSEGILYAALSSYTSSNMRPGKAGFWRSEDGLNWTNITPDDFPVDTRVMKIALAPSDQNVLYLMTEYPSSVLVPYNGVFNSDNTFWKYTDGSSGRQGAWENRTEFMYGHGKGDFLSYPNALISYGGYTFTLAVKPDDENVVIIGGMSAFRSDNGFADSLQTTWIGGDPYDMDSLHMLHPDQHGFTFLPSNPEVFYAACDGGILRTEDIMAENIYWNRMNQNLVSTQFYSVSVDQAGEGDNIVLGGLQDNCWYYSPTDDPGDWWFSVDLYYDGFSCKVADYHDYAIVAAYSGNIWTTRFDEGLHTKDIYYQTPDTLLSFYNPIIGSNPIFSFYCNFILDPNNNETFYLPTINGIWRKDNMKAASMDTSLRNVGWTNLSNINLSESVEISALTISKTPANRLYYGTDNGHVYRLDGANSGNPTPVEITSLDFPVNAYVACIDVNQANADKIFAVFSNYGIKSIFYSDDGGMTWSHQGGNLEENPDGAGAGPSVRWVKTLDNSGNQVYYAGTSVGLFNTTWLNGDSTVWSKEGAQTIGNVMVDMIDARESDGFVAIATHGNGIYSVYYDPTAEIKETSDLISSVRNYPNPFRDKTTIEYVLMKDGNVYIQVTDISGKKILTVFNGKQQAGLHKLDLEATNLTPALYLLEIRSGDQQMVMKILKDIFY; encoded by the coding sequence ATGGAAAAATTAATGAAACTTTTACAGTGGAGTTTATTCTTGCTCCTCATTGGATTGATCATTTTTTTGATCCAAAAACCAATAAACAAAGAAAAAATCGTTGGTTCGGTTCAAGAAGGTAAGTTGACCGAAAGGTTATCCCGTGGTGAATTTGCCTTTTATAACGCTGAGTTTGAATTCAAAAAAACCCGAAACCCTGAATCTGACGCAATTCCTGCGAATATCCGGGCGCTGGAATTGGAATATGCTTCTTCCCTTCCGGAATCAGGTTCAGGAAACCGAAGCCAGAATTGGGAACATCGCGGGCCTTTTAATGTGGGAGGCCGGATGCTATGCCTGGCTTTTGATGTTGAAGATGAAAGTCATGTGTTTGCCGGAAGTGCTTCTGGTGGCATGTGGCAGTCGGCCGATGGCGGACAATCCTGGGCAAAAGCAACTCCCCCCGATGTGGAACAAAGCGCCACATGCATAGCCCAGGATACCCGCCCCGGTAAAACCAACATCTGGTATTATGGTACCGGAGAGCTGCTCAGTACGACAGACCGGAATGTGAGCACCAAGGTCCGTACTATCGGAATTGGTAATGGCATTTTTAAAACAACTGACAACGGAAACACCTGGGAGCCACTTCCCTATACGCTGGGAGGGAATCCCGGGACCCTGAGCGAAGTCTTCCAGGGAGTCTGGAGAATAGTGACCGACCCGGTCAGGGTAGATAAGGATATTGTCTATGCCGCCTGTTATGGCGCCATAATGCGGTCCGAAGACGGCGGAAATACCTGGGCTATTGCACTGGGCGATCTGGCTAATAAGTCGTTCTGCACTGATGTGGCCATTACTTCTGAAGGAATTTTATATGCTGCTTTAAGCTCCTATACCAGCTCAAACATGCGGCCCGGCAAAGCCGGATTCTGGAGGTCGGAAGACGGCCTGAACTGGACCAATATCACCCCGGACGATTTTCCTGTCGATACCAGGGTGATGAAAATAGCCCTTGCACCTTCCGACCAGAATGTGTTGTATCTGATGACAGAATACCCTTCTTCTGTCCTGGTTCCTTACAATGGAGTGTTCAATTCGGATAACACCTTCTGGAAATATACCGATGGGAGCAGTGGAAGGCAAGGCGCCTGGGAAAACCGGACAGAATTCATGTACGGGCATGGAAAAGGTGATTTTCTGAGCTATCCCAATGCATTGATCTCCTATGGCGGATATACATTCACGCTTGCAGTCAAACCGGATGATGAGAATGTCGTCATCATTGGAGGGATGAGCGCTTTCCGGTCGGACAACGGCTTTGCCGACAGTCTGCAGACCACCTGGATCGGTGGCGATCCGTATGATATGGATTCCCTTCACATGCTGCATCCCGACCAGCATGGCTTTACCTTCCTGCCTTCCAACCCGGAAGTCTTTTATGCGGCATGCGACGGAGGGATTTTGAGAACAGAGGATATTATGGCGGAAAATATTTATTGGAACAGGATGAACCAAAACCTGGTCAGTACGCAGTTCTATTCCGTATCGGTAGACCAGGCAGGTGAAGGAGATAACATTGTGCTGGGAGGACTTCAGGATAATTGCTGGTATTATTCCCCCACGGATGATCCAGGCGATTGGTGGTTCAGCGTGGATTTGTATTATGATGGATTCTCCTGTAAAGTGGCCGATTATCATGATTATGCCATTGTCGCAGCATATAGCGGTAATATCTGGACTACCCGGTTCGACGAAGGATTGCATACCAAAGACATTTACTACCAGACTCCGGATACTTTGCTTAGTTTTTATAATCCCATCATTGGATCGAACCCGATTTTCTCATTCTACTGCAATTTCATCCTCGACCCGAATAATAACGAGACATTTTATCTGCCCACCATCAACGGTATCTGGCGGAAAGACAACATGAAAGCAGCTTCTATGGATACTTCCCTCAGAAATGTCGGGTGGACCAATCTGTCTAATATCAACCTTAGTGAATCGGTCGAGATCAGTGCCCTGACCATTTCAAAAACTCCTGCCAACCGGCTATATTATGGTACGGACAACGGCCATGTTTACCGTCTGGATGGCGCCAATTCAGGTAATCCTACCCCCGTTGAAATCACTTCCCTTGATTTTCCGGTGAATGCCTATGTGGCTTGTATAGATGTCAACCAGGCAAATGCGGATAAGATCTTTGCCGTTTTTTCAAATTATGGGATAAAGAGTATTTTTTATTCTGATGACGGCGGGATGACCTGGTCGCATCAAGGAGGAAACCTGGAAGAAAATCCTGATGGGGCAGGAGCCGGACCTTCCGTCAGATGGGTGAAAACCCTTGACAACAGCGGGAATCAGGTTTATTATGCAGGAACAAGTGTAGGATTATTCAACACGACATGGCTGAATGGTGATTCAACCGTTTGGTCGAAAGAAGGTGCGCAAACCATTGGAAATGTGATGGTCGATATGATCGATGCACGGGAATCGGACGGTTTTGTGGCTATTGCCACTCATGGTAACGGAATATACAGTGTTTATTACGACCCGACCGCTGAAATCAAAGAAACCAGTGACCTGATTTCATCTGTCAGAAATTACCCCAATCCCTTCCGGGATAAAACCACCATAGAATATGTGCTTATGAAGGACGGTAATGTATACATTCAAGTTACAGATATTTCCGGAAAGAAAATCCTGACTGTTTTTAATGGCAAACAACAAGCCGGATTACATAAACTTGACCTTGAAGCCACCAACCTTACACCAGCGTTATATCTTCTTGAAATCCGGTCTGGAGATCAACAAATGGTTATGAAGATTTTAAAGGATATATTTTATTGA
- a CDS encoding tetratricopeptide repeat protein, whose product MFGEQAYDLALQINDENLKAEALESIGRGYFSIGEYLKAAHYLTLSLQDYQKLENREKVAKTSQNIGLAYLMASDFKQAQNYLLQAEAQFEEVGDQEQLAYCLINLGLVCYQKGDYAPALEYYEKASEIYKEINNPGEYSELLNRIGMTYWSLGINDKALQYLHEFIQLLSPDRTKALAIGYNNIGAIYRDLDNDEKALEFYRKAVVYYELAGDSLDLPSALTNIGTIYSSRDILDSALFYYKKALKISDAIGDRLQSAKTKHNMALIYSTTGQLDEAKNLLLEFMNISLEIGYKEGIAHSLLSLGNFYKEHGDVDEALKCYRDCISVADSINLLQVLMNAHLGLSEILQNHNQNKEALYHYQKYTQVKDTIYNAERARIITELETKYETEKKQQENELLVKDNELKDRRIKTLYMVIGGFLILIMVIVLLIIQYRKTSLGKKLLAESEAARLAEKVDHQNQELASGALALSRNLSFISKLLTDLKSLSSHVDNQGIQNLMGIIRNIQHLDTDPAWSEFEMRFQQVHTRFYNNLTKKFPTLTTNEMRLCALIKLGMNTKEISMVTFQNIRAIEAARLRLRKKFRLDGAEELSSFLQRF is encoded by the coding sequence ATGTTTGGGGAACAAGCTTATGACCTTGCCCTTCAAATAAATGATGAAAATTTGAAGGCTGAGGCGCTCGAATCCATCGGCCGGGGATATTTTTCCATAGGTGAATACCTGAAAGCCGCGCATTACCTGACATTAAGTTTACAGGATTATCAGAAACTGGAGAATAGGGAGAAGGTTGCCAAGACGTCCCAGAATATAGGTTTGGCATACTTGATGGCATCTGACTTTAAACAGGCACAAAATTATCTTTTACAAGCGGAAGCTCAGTTTGAAGAAGTCGGCGATCAGGAGCAGCTTGCTTACTGCCTGATAAATCTTGGACTTGTTTGCTACCAGAAGGGTGATTACGCTCCTGCTCTTGAATACTATGAAAAGGCCTCTGAAATCTATAAGGAAATTAATAATCCCGGAGAATATTCGGAATTGCTGAACCGGATAGGTATGACCTATTGGTCGCTCGGGATCAATGATAAAGCTTTGCAATACTTGCATGAATTCATACAGCTTCTGAGCCCAGACCGGACAAAAGCCCTCGCCATTGGTTATAATAATATTGGTGCCATTTACAGAGACCTTGACAATGACGAAAAAGCGCTAGAGTTTTACAGGAAAGCAGTGGTTTATTATGAGTTGGCAGGAGATAGTCTTGATTTGCCTTCCGCATTGACGAATATCGGCACTATTTATTCAAGCAGAGATATTCTCGATTCCGCCCTGTTTTATTATAAAAAGGCGCTGAAGATAAGTGATGCGATAGGGGACAGGCTGCAATCGGCGAAAACAAAACATAACATGGCCTTGATTTATAGCACGACAGGTCAATTAGATGAAGCAAAAAACCTGCTTTTGGAGTTTATGAATATCAGCCTGGAAATCGGATATAAAGAAGGCATTGCACATTCATTGCTTAGCCTGGGAAACTTTTATAAGGAACACGGGGATGTCGATGAAGCTTTAAAATGTTACCGGGATTGTATTTCAGTGGCTGACAGCATAAATTTATTACAGGTACTGATGAATGCTCACCTTGGTTTGTCGGAAATCCTTCAGAATCATAATCAAAATAAAGAAGCTTTATATCATTACCAAAAATACACCCAGGTAAAGGATACGATTTATAATGCCGAAAGAGCCAGGATAATCACCGAACTTGAAACTAAATATGAAACGGAGAAAAAGCAGCAGGAAAATGAACTGCTTGTAAAAGATAATGAACTGAAAGACCGCAGGATTAAGACGCTTTACATGGTCATAGGAGGCTTTTTGATCCTTATCATGGTAATCGTTCTGTTAATCATTCAATACAGAAAAACCTCCCTGGGTAAAAAATTGCTTGCAGAATCAGAAGCGGCCCGGCTGGCTGAAAAAGTAGATCATCAAAACCAGGAACTGGCATCCGGCGCACTGGCTCTTAGCCGCAACTTAAGCTTTATAAGCAAATTATTGACCGATTTAAAATCCCTGTCTTCTCATGTAGATAACCAAGGTATCCAAAACCTGATGGGCATCATCAGAAACATCCAACACCTGGATACTGACCCGGCCTGGAGTGAGTTTGAAATGCGCTTTCAACAGGTACATACACGTTTTTATAATAACCTGACAAAGAAATTCCCAACCCTCACAACAAATGAGATGAGGTTATGTGCACTGATTAAGCTGGGTATGAACACAAAGGAGATTTCCATGGTAACCTTCCAGAATATCCGTGCTATTGAAGCTGCACGGCTGAGATTAAGAAAAAAGTTCAGGCTGGATGGGGCTGAAGAACTAAGTTCTTTTCTTCAGAGATTTTAA
- the gltA gene encoding NADPH-dependent glutamate synthase, whose amino-acid sequence MKLKIPRQVMPEQDQTLRVHNHQEVPYGYTSELALLEAGRCLQCKNPQCVTGCPVNVDIPAFVAMISESQFDAAAKKIKERNVFPAICGRVCPQESQCEAKCIMGVKDDPVAIGRLERFVADFERKMDLIKVPIITKNEHKKIAVIGSGPGGLTVAADMRQLGYSVTVFEALHELGGVLTYGIPEFRLPKAIVQFEIDYLKQMGVRFELNHVIGNIYTIDELLEHFDAVFIGVGAGLPVFMGVKGESLGNVFSANEYLTRMNLMKAYRFPEYDTPMPKGNKVIVVGGGNVAMDCARTAQRTGAQEVTIVYRRSRHELPARAEEVHHAEEEGISFKLLTNPVKYIGTDSNKVKAMECIRMKLGDPDPSGRRRPVPIEGSNFIQDCDMVIVAVGNGPNPVIFQTTPDLKRSKWGYIEYNPETMETSKEFVYAGGDIVTGSATVIQAMGAGRTAANAMHKKLSAMEKRK is encoded by the coding sequence ATCAAGCTGAAGATACCGCGCCAGGTTATGCCGGAGCAGGACCAGACCCTCAGGGTGCATAATCACCAGGAAGTTCCGTATGGTTATACATCTGAGTTGGCCCTACTGGAAGCCGGCCGGTGCCTGCAATGCAAAAACCCGCAATGCGTTACCGGCTGCCCGGTGAATGTCGATATCCCTGCTTTCGTGGCTATGATTTCAGAAAGCCAGTTTGATGCTGCGGCAAAAAAGATCAAGGAGAGAAACGTATTCCCGGCCATATGTGGCAGGGTTTGCCCGCAGGAGAGCCAGTGTGAAGCCAAATGTATCATGGGTGTGAAAGACGATCCGGTTGCTATAGGCCGGCTCGAAAGATTCGTCGCAGATTTTGAGCGCAAAATGGACCTGATCAAAGTCCCGATTATTACAAAGAATGAGCATAAAAAAATTGCAGTGATCGGAAGCGGCCCGGGAGGCCTTACCGTTGCTGCCGACATGCGCCAGCTTGGCTACAGCGTTACGGTTTTTGAAGCCCTGCACGAACTCGGCGGTGTGTTGACTTATGGCATCCCTGAGTTCCGTCTTCCAAAAGCCATTGTCCAGTTTGAGATCGACTACCTGAAGCAGATGGGTGTCCGTTTCGAACTGAATCATGTTATAGGAAATATTTATACCATCGATGAATTGCTGGAGCATTTCGATGCGGTATTTATCGGTGTTGGCGCCGGACTGCCTGTTTTCATGGGCGTAAAAGGGGAAAGTCTTGGCAACGTGTTCTCAGCAAATGAATACCTCACCCGGATGAACCTGATGAAGGCTTACCGTTTCCCGGAATACGACACACCTATGCCCAAAGGGAACAAGGTGATCGTGGTTGGAGGCGGGAACGTGGCCATGGACTGTGCCAGGACGGCCCAACGGACCGGCGCCCAGGAGGTGACTATCGTTTACCGCCGCTCCCGGCATGAACTCCCCGCCAGGGCCGAAGAAGTGCACCATGCGGAAGAAGAGGGCATCAGTTTTAAGCTACTTACCAATCCTGTTAAATATATCGGCACCGATTCCAACAAGGTGAAAGCCATGGAATGCATCCGCATGAAGCTGGGAGATCCCGACCCATCCGGCAGAAGACGGCCGGTGCCCATCGAAGGCTCTAACTTTATCCAGGATTGCGACATGGTGATTGTGGCAGTCGGGAATGGCCCGAACCCCGTCATCTTCCAGACAACACCCGACCTGAAACGTAGCAAATGGGGATATATCGAGTACAACCCCGAGACCATGGAAACTTCTAAAGAATTTGTCTATGCCGGTGGTGACATCGTGACCGGTTCCGCTACCGTCATCCAGGCTATGGGCGCCGGCAGGACTGCTGCTAATGCAATGCATAAGAAGTTGTCGGCCATGGAGAAGAGGAAGTAG